Below is a genomic region from Flammeovirgaceae bacterium SG7u.111.
GGGGAATAGAAGAAGAAGAAGCAAGTAGCAGTAACCAAATGCTTGAAGAAATTGAAGTCACAGCAGAAGAAGAGCAAATTGACTACTTAAGAGATCTAAAAGATATCATGCTCTTCGACTCTCCTGAAGAAGAAGATTTGAAGGCAAACATCAACCAAAACTTCTTTATTATAGAAGATCTCTATACTGAAGAATATGCCGCACTGGGCGTTAAATATGTAAATTACGAAACTGTTTACCCTAATTTTGACTACGACCAAGTTCAATGGGTGGAAGACAAGGCCAAAGAGTTAAAAATGTTGAAAGAGAAACAATTCAATGAGATAAAAATCAATATGCTGGCTGGCGAAGACTTCTAGCCTCCCAACTAAGAGCATACATTTTTCTTATTCGATTCGAAAAGTAAACAATCATCCCATTTAATAACAAGAAATATCTTACAAGCAAAGGCAACAAAAAAGCCTCCCTTAAGGACGGCTTTTCTTATGTAAGAATTTCATTACGCTTCAACCTTCTTTTTCATCTATTTCTACCGTATTTTTCATGACTAGAAACCCAATCGGAGGAGGAAATAGCTGCCCCTAGCGAAATTTCCCCAGCTAAGGCAACCGCACCAATAATTTCAGCCAATTTATTCACCTTACCTCTTCCATAACAGTCTAAAACTTCTAGGCATTCGCGCTGGGTTGGCAAACCTGTCCCCCCACCAAAAGTGGCCACAATTAACGATGGGATGGTAAGTGAGAGATACAAATCTCCTTCAGGAGTTACCTCGCTATAAAAAATACCTGCCGAAGACTCCGCTACATTTGCTACATCTTGCCCTGTCGCTATAAAAATAGCCGTGATAGCATTTGGGGAATGGGCACCGTTGTTATTTGCCCCGCAAAAAAATGCGCCTAGTGTAGAAATATTTGAGTGATAGTTGAGCTGTGAAGGTTCCACTCTCATTTGTTGGATTAGCACATCACGTTTAATTGTTGCTTCGGCTATCACTCTTTTGCCCCTTGTCCTCATCACGTTTATCTGTGATGCTTTTTTATCGGTTGCAAAATTAGACTCGAGGTAAAAGTTGCTAACAGGGTGTTCATAATGATCCAAAATCCAGCTACATGCTGCAAAAGTTGCCCTGCCCACCATATTCTGTCCAGCCGCATCTCCTGTTGAGTAATTAAACCTTAGGTACACAAATTTATTGGTAAGATATGGATCTACATACAGCAGTTTTGCTATCGAAGAAGTGGCTTCTGCATGGTCTCTGATTTCATCCATATTTTCATTTACCCAATCCACAAAAGCCTTGCACTGCCGAGCATCTTCAAACACAAAAACCGGTGCTCGCTGCATAGCATCAGCTACTACAGTAACTTTTACACCACCACACAAATTAACCACTTTTATCCCTCTGTTATATGAAGCAACCAATGTTCCTTCAGAGGTAGCAAGAGGTACTACAAATTCCCCTTTGGCATGCTCTCCATTAATATTAATAGGACCGGCAAAACCCAATGGAACTTGTGCTACTCCTGTAAAGTTCTCACAGTTACCTTGTGTGAGAGTAGGGTCAAAGGAATAGCTAAAAATATGCTTGAGCTCCGACTCAGTTAGGCTATTTATAAAATTTTGACGTTCTTTTATGATCTTTGGGTTATAATCATCTAAATCATTCCTAGGAATACGCACAAGGTGCTCATCGCCTGAGGAGATACTGTCTTCTACTTTAAGATGGAGTTTACCATGCTTCTTTACCTGAAATAGAATCTCTATTTTATGCTTGCCATCTTCCAACTCCACACCATCAACAAAAACTCTAATCACATGCCTTAGAGGAAAAAGCTGTGGCTGTTTTTTGGTCAACTCAGTAATGGGCATCACTTTTCCCTTTCCAAAATCAAGCATAACCTTTCCAAGGGGAATACCCTTCTTATTTATCTTGATCTCGCTTATCTGTAA
It encodes:
- a CDS encoding hydroxymethylglutaryl-CoA reductase encodes the protein MTIIPSLLLKQLYNRNSLENVNGGIEFALKNRLTDVELLQISEIKINKKGIPLGKVMLDFGKGKVMPITELTKKQPQLFPLRHVIRVFVDGVELEDGKHKIEILFQVKKHGKLHLKVEDSISSGDEHLVRIPRNDLDDYNPKIIKERQNFINSLTESELKHIFSYSFDPTLTQGNCENFTGVAQVPLGFAGPININGEHAKGEFVVPLATSEGTLVASYNRGIKVVNLCGGVKVTVVADAMQRAPVFVFEDARQCKAFVDWVNENMDEIRDHAEATSSIAKLLYVDPYLTNKFVYLRFNYSTGDAAGQNMVGRATFAACSWILDHYEHPVSNFYLESNFATDKKASQINVMRTRGKRVIAEATIKRDVLIQQMRVEPSQLNYHSNISTLGAFFCGANNNGAHSPNAITAIFIATGQDVANVAESSAGIFYSEVTPEGDLYLSLTIPSLIVATFGGGTGLPTQRECLEVLDCYGRGKVNKLAEIIGAVALAGEISLGAAISSSDWVSSHEKYGRNR